The Flavobacterium marginilacus genome window below encodes:
- the gldN gene encoding gliding motility protein GldN, with the protein MKTKNLVVVIALVAGSFSSFAQSNLLNAKTPEQIGVKTKSQISLDNDKPLAYGYVDDRDILMGKTTWEIIDLSERFNFPLYFPIDSTNIGKDRRSLFDVLIKGIKANKITEVYADDYFNTKKSFKDMSSSFTYIDTTNAGREEVNANRDLYYPKAKPSITYKTVKGKKVKVVGPATVPVAKVLDPQFIDKRELTSQDITGYKLKGYWYFDKRQSELKYRLLGICPIAPEAREVGTENPDYIDLFWIFYPSIRDYLHQYLAFNEKNSSMPISFDRILDSRQFSGVIYKEENVYGDRLITEYVNENALNQLLESDRIKDKIRDFEHDMWNY; encoded by the coding sequence ATGAAGACTAAAAATTTAGTAGTAGTTATTGCATTAGTTGCAGGAAGTTTTTCTTCATTTGCACAATCTAATTTGCTTAATGCTAAAACTCCTGAGCAAATAGGTGTAAAGACTAAATCTCAAATATCGCTTGATAATGATAAGCCCTTAGCTTATGGTTATGTTGATGATAGAGATATATTAATGGGAAAAACTACTTGGGAGATAATTGATTTGAGTGAAAGATTTAATTTTCCTCTTTATTTTCCAATCGATTCTACTAATATAGGGAAAGACAGAAGATCATTATTTGATGTTTTAATTAAAGGTATTAAAGCTAATAAAATAACTGAAGTGTATGCGGATGATTATTTTAATACCAAAAAATCATTTAAGGACATGAGCAGTTCGTTTACTTATATTGATACTACAAATGCTGGTAGAGAAGAAGTAAATGCCAATAGAGATTTGTATTATCCAAAAGCCAAACCGTCGATTACTTATAAAACTGTTAAAGGTAAAAAAGTAAAAGTTGTTGGTCCTGCTACTGTTCCCGTTGCTAAGGTTTTAGATCCTCAGTTTATTGATAAAAGAGAGCTTACTTCACAGGATATTACTGGTTATAAATTGAAAGGATACTGGTATTTTGATAAACGTCAGAGTGAATTAAAGTATCGCTTGTTAGGTATTTGTCCAATTGCTCCTGAGGCAAGAGAAGTTGGAACTGAAAATCCTGATTATATTGATTTATTCTGGATTTTTTATCCATCAATCCGTGATTATCTGCATCAGTATTTAGCATTCAATGAAAAGAATTCTTCTATGCCAATTTCTTTTGACAGAATTTTAGATTCTCGTCAATTTAGCGGTGTCATTTACAAAGAAGAAAATGTTTATGGTGACCGTTTGATTACTGAGTATGTTAATGAAAATGCTTTGAACCAATTATTGGAATCAGACAGAATTAAAGATAAAATTCGTGACTTCGAACACGATATGTGGAATTACTAA
- a CDS encoding formimidoylglutamase — protein MEFDFLVPLDSEILKHIQELSAQHFGSKVVLHTADSVPDLDKINIAIIGVLDNRGDQKAKAEVDLNAIRKELYSMFPGNWKASIADLGDVLAGNSKEDTYFAVKKITAGLIRRKIIPIVIGGSQDITYSLYRAYDDLEQMVNLVAIDSKFDFGKENEAISCDSFLTKIIIDEPNNLFNFCNIGYQTYYNSQEEIDLIEKLFFDAYRLGEVSNNISISEPVFRDADLVSIDLNSVKSSDSGNFIDFNPNGFNGKEICSLARYAGISDKVTSFGIFNHNNSRQEAVIISQICWYFIEGYHYRSNEYPFGSRERYLKYIVPLEDEDLIFFKSDKTERWWIEIPYVLSSNNKLKKNTLLPCSYEEYLAACNQEMPERWWKAQRKNVV, from the coding sequence ATGGAATTTGATTTTTTAGTGCCATTAGACAGTGAAATTTTAAAGCATATACAAGAGCTGTCTGCACAGCATTTTGGAAGCAAAGTTGTGTTGCATACTGCTGATTCAGTTCCAGATTTAGATAAAATTAATATTGCTATTATTGGTGTTCTTGATAATAGAGGTGATCAAAAGGCTAAAGCTGAAGTTGATTTAAATGCAATCCGAAAAGAATTGTACAGTATGTTTCCTGGTAACTGGAAGGCAAGTATAGCGGATTTAGGGGATGTTCTTGCTGGAAATTCAAAAGAAGATACTTATTTTGCAGTAAAAAAAATTACAGCAGGATTGATAAGAAGAAAAATCATTCCGATAGTTATTGGAGGTTCTCAGGATATAACTTATTCACTTTATAGAGCTTATGATGATTTGGAGCAAATGGTAAACCTAGTTGCAATAGATAGTAAGTTTGATTTTGGGAAGGAAAATGAAGCGATAAGCTGTGATTCTTTTTTAACAAAAATAATTATAGACGAGCCCAATAATTTATTTAATTTTTGTAATATTGGCTATCAGACATACTATAATTCTCAGGAGGAGATTGATTTGATAGAGAAATTATTTTTTGATGCTTATCGGCTAGGTGAAGTTTCAAATAATATATCAATTTCAGAACCGGTTTTTAGAGATGCAGATTTAGTAAGTATAGATTTGAACTCTGTAAAATCATCGGATTCGGGTAATTTTATAGATTTTAATCCGAATGGTTTTAATGGTAAGGAAATATGTTCTTTGGCTAGATATGCTGGAATAAGTGATAAGGTGACATCATTTGGTATTTTCAATCATAATAACTCTAGGCAGGAGGCTGTGATTATTTCTCAGATATGCTGGTATTTTATCGAAGGGTATCATTATAGGTCTAATGAGTATCCGTTTGGAAGCAGAGAGAGATATTTAAAGTATATTGTTCCGCTTGAAGATGAGGATTTAATTTTCTTTAAAAGTGATAAAACTGAAAGGTGGTGGATTGAGATTCCATATGTTTTAAGTTCAAACAATAAATTGAAGAAAAATACGTTATTACCATGTTCATATGAAGAATATTTGGCAGCTTGTAATCAAGAAATGCCGGAAAGATGGTGGAAAGCCCAGCGTAAAAACGTTGTGTGA
- the topA gene encoding type I DNA topoisomerase: MAKNLVIVESPAKAKTIEKFLGSDYQVESSYGHIADLPSKEIGVDVENGFIPKYEVSSDKKALVSKLKTLAKNADMVWLASDEDREGEAISWHLAEELKLKKEKTKRIVFHEITKTAIFKAIDKPREIDYNLVNAQQARRVLDRLVGYELSPVLWRKVKGGLSAGRVQSVSVRLIVEREREIQNFTAVASYSVVAEFTNEAGKSFKAKLPKNFNTKKEAEDFLNKNIGSAYKVADLETKPTKKSPTAPFTTSTLQQEAARKLYLPVGITMQLAQRLYEAGLITYMRTDSVNLSKEAMDAAQAEIIKSYGKEFSNPRTFANKSKGAQEAHEAIRPTDMSLHSVDIDRDQARLYDLIWKRTLASQMSDAKLERTNVKIEANNHDEVFTASGEVLLFEGFLRVYLEGHDDDEEEQEGMLPALKVNEKLQNNYITATERYSRAAARYTEASLVKKLEELGIGRPSTYAPTISTIINRNYVEKGNLEGQERNYTQLTLQSGKLAEKLLKENTGSDKGKLVPTDIGTIVTDFLVKNFGNILDYNFTAKVEHDFDEIAEGNIEWAKMMQEFYDQFHPTVKDVEANADRESGERILGIDPASGKQVSVRLGKFGPMAQIGNAEDDDKKFASLRHEQNIGNITLEEALNLFLLPKNLGIYKGEEVEVSNGRYGPYVRHGSVFISLPRGEDPLDVSMVRAQELIDEKAIADAPIAVYKGEGVQKGTGRFGPFIKWNGIFINVSKKYNFDNLSQADVEALIEDKLQKNIDKVLHNWEEEGILVEKARWGRSVITKGKIKIELSKDVDAAKLTLAEVQEMIAKKTPAKKVAAKKTTAVKKPAAKKTVAKKK, encoded by the coding sequence ATGGCAAAGAATTTAGTGATAGTTGAGTCCCCTGCAAAGGCAAAAACAATCGAAAAATTTCTAGGAAGTGATTATCAGGTAGAATCAAGTTACGGGCATATCGCCGACCTGCCTTCCAAAGAAATAGGTGTTGATGTCGAAAATGGATTCATTCCCAAATATGAAGTTTCCTCGGATAAAAAAGCATTGGTTTCCAAATTAAAGACGTTAGCCAAAAATGCCGATATGGTATGGCTGGCGAGCGATGAGGACCGCGAGGGAGAGGCTATTTCTTGGCACTTGGCGGAAGAACTGAAACTTAAAAAAGAGAAAACAAAACGTATTGTTTTTCACGAAATTACAAAAACTGCTATTTTTAAAGCTATTGATAAACCGCGTGAAATTGATTATAATTTAGTTAATGCACAGCAGGCGCGAAGAGTTTTGGACCGTTTGGTTGGTTATGAGTTGTCTCCTGTGCTTTGGAGAAAAGTAAAAGGAGGTTTGTCAGCTGGACGTGTTCAGTCGGTTTCTGTGCGGCTGATTGTTGAAAGAGAACGCGAAATTCAAAATTTTACTGCTGTAGCATCTTATTCAGTTGTTGCTGAATTCACAAACGAAGCCGGAAAGTCTTTTAAGGCAAAACTTCCAAAAAATTTCAATACAAAAAAAGAAGCCGAAGATTTTTTAAATAAAAATATAGGCTCTGCATATAAGGTAGCAGATTTAGAAACGAAACCTACCAAAAAATCCCCAACAGCTCCTTTTACAACTTCGACTTTGCAGCAGGAAGCGGCAAGAAAATTGTATTTGCCTGTTGGAATCACCATGCAGCTGGCACAGCGATTGTATGAGGCTGGACTTATTACCTATATGAGAACGGATAGTGTGAATTTGTCCAAAGAGGCGATGGATGCTGCACAGGCAGAAATCATTAAGTCTTATGGTAAGGAATTCTCAAATCCAAGAACTTTTGCTAATAAAAGCAAAGGAGCACAAGAGGCTCACGAAGCGATCCGTCCAACGGATATGTCTCTTCATTCTGTTGATATTGACAGAGATCAAGCACGTTTGTATGACTTGATTTGGAAAAGAACATTGGCTTCACAAATGAGTGATGCAAAATTGGAGCGAACCAATGTGAAAATTGAAGCCAATAATCATGATGAAGTATTTACTGCTTCAGGTGAAGTTTTGCTTTTTGAAGGATTTTTGAGAGTATATCTTGAAGGTCACGATGATGACGAAGAAGAGCAGGAAGGAATGCTGCCAGCCTTGAAAGTAAATGAAAAACTGCAGAATAATTATATTACTGCAACAGAAAGATATTCAAGAGCGGCTGCAAGATACACTGAAGCTTCTTTAGTGAAAAAATTAGAAGAATTAGGAATTGGCCGTCCTTCTACTTATGCGCCGACTATTTCTACTATTATCAATAGAAACTATGTTGAGAAAGGAAATTTAGAAGGTCAGGAACGTAATTATACGCAGTTGACTCTGCAGTCTGGTAAATTGGCAGAGAAGCTGCTCAAAGAAAATACAGGTTCTGATAAAGGAAAATTAGTCCCTACTGATATAGGTACAATTGTAACTGATTTCTTAGTGAAGAACTTTGGGAATATTTTGGATTATAATTTCACTGCCAAAGTGGAACATGATTTTGATGAAATAGCCGAAGGAAATATCGAATGGGCAAAGATGATGCAGGAGTTCTATGATCAATTTCATCCAACGGTAAAAGACGTAGAGGCGAATGCCGACAGAGAAAGCGGCGAAAGAATATTAGGGATTGATCCAGCATCTGGTAAGCAGGTTTCAGTTCGTTTAGGTAAATTTGGTCCTATGGCTCAAATTGGAAATGCTGAGGACGATGATAAAAAATTTGCAAGTCTTCGTCATGAGCAGAATATTGGAAATATAACTTTGGAAGAAGCGTTGAATTTATTTCTGCTTCCAAAAAATTTAGGTATATATAAAGGTGAAGAAGTTGAAGTGAGTAATGGCCGTTATGGGCCGTATGTGCGTCATGGAAGTGTTTTTATTTCTTTGCCAAGAGGAGAAGATCCATTGGATGTATCGATGGTTAGAGCTCAGGAGCTAATTGATGAAAAAGCAATTGCTGATGCTCCAATTGCAGTTTATAAAGGAGAAGGCGTTCAAAAGGGAACTGGCCGTTTCGGACCGTTTATCAAATGGAATGGTATTTTTATAAACGTAAGTAAGAAATATAATTTCGATAATCTTTCTCAAGCCGATGTAGAGGCTTTGATCGAAGATAAACTGCAGAAGAATATTGATAAAGTGCTTCATAATTGGGAAGAGGAAGGTATATTGGTAGAAAAAGCGCGTTGGGGCCGTTCAGTAATAACAAAGGGTAAAATAAAAATTGAACTAAGTAAGGATGTTGATGCTGCAAAATTGACTTTGGCTGAAGTTCAGGAAATGATTGCCAAAAAGACACCTGCTAAGAAAGTGGCAGCAAAAAAGACGACGGCAGTAAAAAAACCGGCGGCCAAAAAAACTGTGGCTAAAAAGAAATAA
- the gldL gene encoding gliding motility protein GldL yields MAILSKKAMNFTYGMGAAVVIIGALFKIQHYPGASALLIVGLCTEAFIFALSAFEPVDHELDWSLVYPELAPGAEKTEKKPIVKDDADGMLSSKLDALLKEAKIDGELMNSLGNSIRNFEDASRNISPTVDSIAATKKYSEELSMAAAQMESLNSLYKIQLESASRNTEANKEIAENASKLKEQMQSMTANIASLNNVYGGMLSAMSNKG; encoded by the coding sequence ATGGCTATATTGAGCAAAAAAGCAATGAATTTTACCTATGGTATGGGAGCGGCAGTAGTAATTATTGGAGCGCTTTTTAAAATTCAACATTATCCTGGAGCAAGTGCATTATTAATTGTTGGTCTTTGTACTGAAGCTTTTATTTTTGCTCTTTCAGCATTTGAACCTGTTGATCACGAATTGGATTGGTCTTTAGTGTATCCTGAATTGGCACCAGGTGCTGAAAAAACTGAGAAGAAACCTATTGTAAAAGATGATGCTGACGGGATGTTATCTTCAAAATTAGATGCTTTATTGAAAGAAGCAAAAATTGATGGTGAATTAATGAACAGCCTTGGTAACAGTATCCGTAATTTCGAAGATGCTTCAAGAAATATTTCTCCGACAGTTGATTCAATTGCAGCAACAAAAAAATACAGTGAAGAATTGTCTATGGCAGCTGCTCAAATGGAATCTTTAAACAGTTTATATAAAATTCAATTAGAAAGCGCTTCTAGAAATACTGAAGCTAATAAAGAAATTGCTGAAAATGCTAGTAAATTAAAAGAGCAAATGCAGTCAATGACTGCAAATATTGCTTCTTTGAACAATGTTTACGGTGGTATGCTTTCTGCTATGAGTAATAAAGGATAA
- the gldK gene encoding gliding motility lipoprotein GldK: protein MKNFIAFTAILTVLISCGRSSDKGELVGVKGAKWHPEKPYGMTLVPGGSYIMGKSDDDVANVGDAPTKTVTVRSFYMDETEITNNEYRQFVEWVKDSTIRLRLAILAEDSGQGGAADGKGKGKGKNSGSIADYSFNDSNPEKMTAYDKYMYDNYYSIGTDKDPNAFKRLNKKAKLIKDVKKYPDEYYVEVMDSMYLPLEASYNGLRTMDVNKLKFRYNWMDIQAAAKAKVGKRQDFIRTEEVKVYPDTTVWIKDFSYSYNEPMHNDYFWHKAYGDYPVVGVTWKQAKAFCEWRTLNKNIWLKSKKGHYDNVNSFRLPTEAEWEYAARGGLESATFPWGGPYTKSDRGCFLANFKPNRGDYAADQALYTVEAQSYEPNGYNLYNMAGNVSEWTDSAYDSNSYEFMSTMNPAIIDNSNKRKVVRGGSWKDVSYFLQVSTRAFEYSDSARSYIGFRTVQDYMGTQTTKNGKK, encoded by the coding sequence ATGAAGAATTTCATTGCATTTACGGCAATTTTAACAGTGTTGATTAGCTGTGGTAGATCAAGCGACAAAGGTGAGTTGGTTGGTGTAAAAGGAGCAAAATGGCATCCAGAAAAACCTTATGGAATGACGCTGGTACCTGGTGGGTCATATATCATGGGTAAATCTGATGATGATGTCGCTAATGTTGGTGATGCGCCAACTAAAACTGTTACTGTTAGATCATTTTATATGGACGAAACAGAAATTACAAATAACGAATATCGTCAGTTTGTGGAATGGGTTAAAGATTCTACAATTCGTCTCCGTTTAGCTATTTTGGCTGAAGACAGCGGTCAAGGCGGTGCAGCTGACGGAAAAGGTAAAGGAAAAGGAAAAAATTCCGGCAGTATAGCTGATTATTCATTTAATGATTCTAATCCAGAAAAAATGACTGCATATGATAAATATATGTATGATAACTATTATAGTATCGGTACAGATAAAGATCCAAATGCTTTCAAAAGATTAAATAAAAAGGCAAAGCTTATAAAAGATGTTAAAAAATACCCAGATGAATATTATGTTGAAGTGATGGATTCTATGTATTTACCGCTTGAGGCTTCATACAATGGTTTGAGAACCATGGATGTCAACAAGCTTAAATTCCGTTACAATTGGATGGATATTCAGGCTGCCGCAAAAGCAAAAGTTGGTAAGAGACAAGATTTTATAAGAACTGAAGAAGTTAAAGTGTATCCTGATACTACAGTTTGGATTAAAGATTTTAGTTACTCATATAATGAGCCAATGCATAATGATTATTTCTGGCATAAAGCTTATGGAGATTATCCAGTGGTAGGCGTAACTTGGAAACAAGCAAAAGCCTTCTGTGAATGGAGAACTTTAAACAAAAACATATGGCTGAAATCTAAGAAAGGTCATTATGATAATGTAAATTCATTCAGATTACCTACAGAAGCTGAATGGGAATATGCTGCAAGAGGAGGTTTGGAATCTGCTACTTTCCCTTGGGGTGGTCCATATACTAAAAGTGACAGAGGCTGTTTCTTGGCTAATTTTAAACCTAACAGAGGTGATTATGCTGCTGATCAGGCACTGTACACAGTAGAAGCTCAGTCTTATGAGCCTAATGGATATAATTTGTATAATATGGCTGGAAACGTTTCTGAATGGACTGATTCTGCTTATGATTCCAATTCATACGAATTCATGTCTACAATGAATCCTGCAATCATTGATAATTCAAATAAACGTAAAGTTGTAAGAGGCGGATCTTGGAAAGATGTGTCATACTTCTTACAGGTAAGCACACGTGCATTTGAATATTCGGATTCAGCAAGAAGTTATATCGGATTTAGAACAGTACAAGATTACATGGGTACTCAGACTACTAAAAACGGTAAAAAATAA
- the gldM gene encoding gliding motility protein GldM, with product MAGGKLTPRQKMINLMYLVFIAMLALNMSKEVLSAFGLINERFETANGLALTSNEAILADLDLKAQDKPEQYKVPNDIGKKVASATTTFYKYVESLKVDLTKDVKREENGKLPYESMDNSSKLDESWFSGDGLSAKGKEVVAAVETYKSAIKSALGNDPKFKDILAEFNTKFNTADVKDKEGVTKNNLDYNFKHFPLIASVAKLTAIQNDVNTIENQILGTLTGSTAVAAASMKNYTAIVIPEKSAFFAGEAVKGKIVLGRFDKSTVPTKVVVNGGNLNLATALHDGQVDFSFGAGNVGEHDINGNFTFMEDGKPVAIPILGNYVVVPKPNSATISADKMNVVYRGVINPMTISFAGVSDDKVTASAPGLSRAGKAGNYNMSPGQGSEVVINVTGTLPDGSKVSDKRSFRIKGIPAPVGAIGGEMGIVKGAKSRLEVSQVSAKLPDFDFNVNLNVVGFTLKVTGQAAVIVSGDRVNSQCKAALARATRGDQITISDIKTKLVGSDIMLSRTAPVIYEIQ from the coding sequence ATGGCAGGAGGAAAATTAACCCCTAGACAGAAGATGATTAACCTGATGTACTTGGTTTTCATCGCGATGTTAGCATTAAATATGTCCAAAGAAGTATTGTCAGCATTTGGATTAATAAACGAGAGATTTGAAACTGCAAATGGTTTAGCGTTAACTTCTAATGAAGCTATTTTAGCAGATTTAGATCTTAAAGCTCAAGATAAGCCTGAGCAGTATAAAGTTCCTAATGATATTGGTAAAAAAGTAGCAAGTGCTACAACTACTTTTTACAAATATGTTGAATCACTTAAAGTTGATTTGACTAAAGATGTAAAGAGAGAAGAGAACGGTAAGTTGCCATATGAAAGCATGGATAATTCATCAAAATTAGATGAGTCGTGGTTTAGCGGTGATGGTTTATCTGCTAAAGGTAAAGAAGTTGTTGCTGCAGTTGAGACTTATAAATCTGCGATCAAATCTGCTTTAGGTAATGATCCTAAGTTTAAAGACATCTTAGCTGAGTTCAATACTAAATTTAATACAGCTGATGTAAAGGATAAAGAAGGTGTTACTAAAAATAATTTAGATTATAATTTCAAGCATTTTCCATTAATTGCTTCTGTTGCTAAATTAACAGCTATCCAAAATGATGTTAATACAATTGAAAACCAAATTTTGGGAACTTTGACTGGATCTACAGCTGTTGCTGCAGCATCAATGAAAAATTATACTGCTATTGTTATCCCTGAAAAATCTGCATTCTTTGCTGGTGAAGCTGTAAAAGGTAAAATTGTTTTAGGACGTTTTGATAAATCTACTGTTCCAACTAAAGTTGTAGTTAACGGAGGTAATTTAAATTTGGCGACTGCATTGCATGACGGTCAAGTTGATTTTAGTTTTGGTGCTGGAAATGTTGGTGAACACGACATTAATGGTAACTTTACTTTTATGGAAGATGGAAAACCAGTTGCGATTCCAATTTTAGGAAACTATGTTGTTGTTCCAAAACCAAATTCAGCAACTATTTCTGCAGATAAAATGAATGTAGTTTATAGAGGCGTTATTAACCCAATGACTATTTCTTTTGCTGGTGTTTCTGATGATAAAGTAACTGCTTCTGCACCAGGATTAAGCCGTGCAGGTAAAGCGGGCAACTATAATATGAGTCCTGGTCAAGGTTCTGAAGTTGTAATTAATGTAACAGGAACATTACCTGATGGTTCAAAAGTTTCTGATAAAAGATCTTTCAGAATTAAAGGTATTCCAGCTCCAGTTGGTGCTATTGGTGGAGAAATGGGAATTGTTAAAGGAGCTAAATCTCGTTTAGAAGTTTCTCAAGTATCTGCTAAATTACCTGATTTTGATTTTAATGTTAATTTGAATGTTGTTGGATTTACTTTAAAAGTTACTGGTCAGGCTGCAGTTATTGTTTCTGGTGATAGAGTTAATTCTCAATGTAAAGCAGCTTTGGCAAGAGCCACAAGAGGTGACCAAATCACGATTTCTGATATCAAAACTAAATTAGTTGGATCTGATATTATGCTTTCTAGAACGGCACCGGTAATTTATGAAATACAATAA
- a CDS encoding glycerol-3-phosphate dehydrogenase/oxidase: MNRNNQLEKLKKNQNWDIIIIGGGANGLGAAVDASSRGFKTIVLEAVDFAKGTSSRSTKLVHGGVRYLEQGNIPLVIEALKERGLMEKNAGHLVKNESFIIPNYNWWGGYFYTFGLKLYDLLSGRLSLGSSKYLSKEKTIELISSIEPTGLRSGVLYHDGQFDDSRLAVNLAQTAADNGACVLNHFKVTQLIKDNQNKITGVIAVDQETQEEHSILSKAVINATGVFTNAIMKMNDTVYKKYIVPSQGIHLVFDKSFLPGEHALMIPKTNDGRVLFAVPWHDKIVIGTTDTLVKKSDIEPIALEEEIEFVLETAKKYLTKKPTRADVLSVFAGLRPLAAPENKAQITKEVSRSHKIIVSETGLITITGGKWTTYRKIAEDLIDKTIETHQLPKLKCKTKYLSIHGNKKNSSADFENHLFVYGTDSKSILELQENEPELKEKLHPNYNYTLAEVAWAVRKEMAATVEDVLARRVRLLFLDARAAITCADKVARLLAKELKHDEIWVQNQLVDFKTVANGFLLKEFRLK, translated from the coding sequence ATGAACCGAAACAATCAATTAGAAAAACTCAAGAAAAACCAGAATTGGGACATCATTATTATTGGAGGCGGTGCCAATGGACTTGGGGCTGCCGTTGATGCTTCAAGCAGAGGTTTTAAAACCATAGTCTTAGAAGCTGTAGATTTTGCAAAGGGAACCTCAAGCCGAAGCACCAAATTGGTACATGGAGGTGTTCGGTATTTAGAACAGGGCAATATTCCATTAGTCATCGAAGCGTTGAAAGAACGCGGATTAATGGAAAAGAATGCTGGACATTTGGTAAAAAACGAATCATTTATCATTCCAAATTACAATTGGTGGGGCGGTTATTTTTACACCTTCGGGTTGAAATTATACGATTTATTGTCCGGCAGATTAAGTCTTGGAAGTTCTAAATATCTATCAAAAGAAAAAACCATCGAATTAATTTCCTCCATTGAACCCACCGGACTGCGAAGCGGCGTTCTCTATCACGACGGACAGTTTGACGACTCCAGATTAGCAGTTAACTTAGCTCAAACTGCTGCTGACAATGGAGCCTGCGTTCTTAATCATTTTAAAGTAACACAATTAATTAAGGATAATCAAAACAAAATTACCGGAGTAATTGCGGTCGATCAGGAAACACAAGAAGAGCACAGTATATTAAGCAAAGCGGTAATTAATGCTACCGGCGTATTTACCAATGCCATCATGAAAATGAACGATACTGTTTATAAAAAATACATTGTCCCGAGCCAAGGTATTCACTTGGTTTTCGATAAATCTTTTTTACCGGGAGAACACGCATTGATGATTCCAAAAACGAATGACGGAAGAGTTCTTTTTGCCGTTCCCTGGCATGATAAAATTGTCATAGGAACCACCGATACCTTAGTGAAAAAATCGGATATTGAACCAATAGCTTTGGAAGAAGAAATTGAATTTGTGCTGGAAACTGCTAAAAAATATTTGACAAAAAAACCAACACGAGCTGATGTTCTTTCGGTTTTTGCTGGTTTAAGACCGTTAGCCGCACCCGAAAATAAAGCACAAATCACCAAAGAAGTTTCCAGAAGTCATAAAATAATAGTTTCTGAGACCGGATTAATCACCATCACTGGCGGAAAATGGACAACATACCGAAAAATTGCTGAAGATCTTATTGACAAAACAATCGAGACACATCAATTACCCAAACTTAAATGTAAAACCAAATATTTGTCCATTCATGGTAATAAAAAAAACAGCAGTGCAGATTTTGAAAACCACTTGTTTGTTTATGGAACCGACAGTAAATCTATTCTTGAATTACAAGAAAATGAACCCGAACTGAAAGAAAAGCTGCATCCAAACTACAATTATACATTAGCCGAAGTTGCCTGGGCTGTTCGGAAAGAAATGGCTGCGACTGTAGAGGATGTTCTAGCAAGACGTGTGCGTTTACTATTTCTCGACGCAAGAGCAGCAATTACCTGCGCAGATAAAGTTGCCCGTTTGCTAGCAAAGGAATTAAAACATGATGAAATTTGGGTTCAAAATCAACTGGTGGATTTTAAAACCGTAGCGAATGGTTTTTTATTGAAAGAGTTTAGGTTAAAATAA